GGTCCAGAGCTAAACTGCCACAAGTGTGTGCTCATGCTTGCCCCCACAGGAGATCGCTATGTGGTGGCAGACTGTGGGGGAGGCACAGTGGACCTGACTGTGCACCAGCTGGAGCAGCCCCATGGCACCCTCAAGGAGCTCTACAAGGCGTCTGGTGAGTAGCCAGGCAGCACCCTTGGTACCTAGAGCGCCCTTGCCCTGCCAACACCTCCTGGCAGCGGAATGAGCACTGttgccctcttccttctctgctgGATGCCAGGCGGCCCCTGTGGTGCGGTGGGCGTGGACCTGGCTTTCGAGCAGCTGCTGGGCCGCATCTTCGGTGAGGACTTCATCACCACCTTCAAAAGGCAACGTCCAGCAGCCTGGGTGGATCTGACTATAGCCTTCGAGGCCCGCAAACGCACTGCAGGCCCTCACCGTACAGGGGCGCTCAACATCTCCCTACCGTTCTCCTTCATTGACTTCTACCGTAAGCAGGGAGGCCACAATGTGGAGACGGCCCTGCGCAAGAGCAGGTGAGCGGGGCACCGCCCTACAGGGGAAGGTGCGggccccaggaggcaggggaTCCACTTGATCTGGCCCAGGCACAAGTCATGCCAGCCCAggtggaggcagggggaggggcatgAGGACCCCAGCTGAAATCTGCAGCCCAAACTGAGGCAAGAGAatcctgagcccccagggaaaggccaatgctgttgctgctaagtcgcttcagtcatgtccaactctgtgcgaccccataaacggcagcccaccaggctcccccatccctgggattctccaggcaagaatactggagtgggttgccattgccttctccggaaaggcCAAAATCTATCTCATATTCCCCACAGCCTTACctactctcacatacacacacacacacgcacacacatacctGCCAACCAACCGGTCTGTGTTCCTCTGCTTGAGGCAAAAGGAGGCTCCTCTCCTGGGACCTCATGTCTGGACCTGGAACAGACCTGAGTCTAAAGCCCCTAGAAGTGTGGTTGGCACAATACAGAATGTGCCCAGGTACTTTGGCCTGGAATAGAGGTAGGACCTGGACCCTGACCCATGGGCCTGTGCCTCCTTCACCATCTACAGCGTGAACTTCGTGAAGTGGTCCTCACATGGGATGCTCAGGATGACTTGTGAGGCCATGAACGAACTCTTTCAGCCCACCGTCAGCGGGATCATCCAGCACATAGGTGAGCGCCTAAGCTTGGGTCATTCATTCACCTTAGCATACACACCCATATGCAAGAGTATTTCCCCCGATTAGTACCTGGAAACCTCCCCAAATCCATACACTGGAATGAGACCCAGAATCATCGGGAATACCTGGAGGATGTAGTGCCGTGGGGATTAAGAAATAGGACGATGTGTAGTCTTGCCAGGTTAAAGAAACTCTAGTGGCTGACTCCCCAGGTAGTATTAGGTCCCTCCCAAACTGTTATGGACCACTTCACTGTTATCACAGTGATTTAAACGAGTCTAAGTATCTAGAAAGTGAGCACAATGTCTTGCACGCAGTAGGCATTTAATACGTGTAAATTCACACCCTTACTCAAGCCCTCCACAGTGTAGTGGGAAAGCGAGATAGTGTTGAGGAAGCAGAGGCTATGAGGCTGGCAGAGTCCCTCATGAAAGTGCTCTGTGTTTTCCTTCATCCAAGCCAGGCTAAGGTTTTATAGTGAAATGGCTAGTTTCTCGTTGCCCCAGGCATACAGGAGGGCAGAAGGGAAGCGCCAGTGGCTGCGCAGCGGTAGCCTCAGTGGCCCACTCCCCATCCGTCCTCcttaccccctcccccacccgtcCCCGCAGAAGCACTGCTGGAGCGCCCTGAGGTGCAGGGTGTCAAACTGCTGTTCCTGGTGGGCGGCTTCGCCGAGTCGGCTATGCTGCAGCACGCGGTGCAGGCAGCTCTGGGCGCCCGTGGCCTGCGTGTGGTGGTTCCGCACGACGTAGCCCTCACCATCCTCAAAGGCGCAGTGCTTTTTGGGCAGGCGCCAGGAGTGGTTCGGGTGCGTAGATCGCCGCTCACATACGGCGTGGGCGTGCTCAACCGCTTCGTGGCTGGTGTTCACCCGCCTGACAAGCTGCTGGTTCGCGACGGTCGCCGCTGGTGCACCGACGTTTTTGAGCGCTTCGTGGCCGCCGAACAATCGGTGGCCCTGGGCGAGGAGGTGCGGCGCAGCTACTGCCCAGCGCGCCCAGGACAGCGGCGAGTGCTCATCAACCTGTACTGCTGCGCCGCGGAGGACGCGCGCTTCATCACCGACCCAGGAGTGCGCAAGTGTGGCGCACTCAGCCTCGAGCTTGAGCCAGCCGAGGGAGGCCCCGACGCGGCCGGAGCGCCCCCCGGCCGCCGCGAGATCCGCGCTGCCATGCAGTTTGGCGACACTGAGATTAAGGTCACTGCCATTGATGTCAGCACCAATCGCTCCGTGCGCGCCGCCATCGACTTTCTTTCCAATTGAGGGCACAGTGCCATCACCCTCCCACCCCCGGGCCCCAGCCCAACAGAACTCTTGGCCCAGGTCTCGGGCAGATAAATCCACCCTGTTTCCCTCCATCCTGCCCGGGGAGATGAGGTCGCAGGAGGAATGGGTGGGGACACATCCAGAAACTCAGGCTTTGGGATTGGGCCTCAACCCTCTGACTGAAAGGCTGAAGGGCACTTCCAAGGACTGAGGTCAAGGAGACTTAAAAGGTTTGCAAAGGCATCCCCATAGGGAGCACGTGGTCCTGAAAGCAGACTGCATCAGAAGGCTTGACCCTTGGTCTGAACTAGGGGCCAGGGTGGGAGtcagggggtgagggtgggggtacAGCTGCAGGCAGGGCAGCAAGAGGGAGGAGGTTGTGCAGGGTCTGGAGCCAAAGGGCAGAGTGCACTGACTGACTGGCTCAGCCTGCATAGGGAGCCAGGCAGGACAAGGACTGGAGCTGACAGGAGAGGGACAGAAGAAGCAGGACCTTCCTGGGTGTGGTGCTGACCACCCAAGTATGAATGTTAATTGTAGAAAGGGCAGTAGCAGGCTATGAGAAGGGTACGGGTGAGGGGGATGTGGGATAACATGCTAAGGGGGGCTTTCCTTTCTATTCGAGAAGGCCCCAGGGGCAGCTTGGGCATGACCCATGTATTTATCCAGccatggagagggaggagagtaGGGAGGACAAAAAGAGCACttggtcccagctctgccatcaaTTTAGTGTACCTGCCTTTCCATGACATGCAGCAGCCCCACCTGCCTGAGAACCCTAAGGTGACAATAAAGCTCAAGGTGAAACCATACCCTTCTGGTACCTCACAAGGGGGGACTCCAATAGTGGAGTAGTGGAAGGGTTAGGGTAGCTAGGTTCTACAAAGGGAGGTTTTCAGCTGTGCATGGGGCTGGGAATTGATTAGAAAGGAGTGCTGCTGTCTCTGGTCAAGCCTCCCAAACTGAACACCCCATTCCACAAGACCTCTCTGTGACCTGGATGGAAGGCCCCTCCGCGTGCAGACTCTCATCTTGGCAGGCCTAAAATGCCACCACGTGCACATACCTTTTTGGGGGCTAGGTGCTATAATACCACAAAGTAACCCTGCTTCCAAAAAAAGTAAGTAGCCAAAACTGTTCCTTGGCCCATCTGCAAGGACTGGGCATTCTCAGGGCCCTGGAGAACAAAAACCCTGCTGGCTTCTAGTATCCACtggaagttttatttcttcaggaTTTTATCCCAACCAGTCATTTAAAAACAACACAGACCTAGGGGGTAGGGATTGGGAACTGCATCTCCCTCCTCCTCACCATGGACAAAAGTGGAAAAAACAGAGTAGACAAGAGAGGTGGCTAAAGCGAGACAGCAGCAGTAGTAATAGGGCAGCTCCACCACAGAGCCAGCTCCTTGCTCTCCTAGGCTCTGACTAGAGCCCTTAtggctggggtgagggtgggtaCAACCCTCCCCTGGCCCTCCTCAGATGGCCTCCTTGGGGGCTCAATCCATTTCTTCCAGCAGGAGGCTGAGGCACACAGGAGAAAGTGGGAGAAGAGAACAttggaggggcagggaggtggcaCAAATGAGGTGAGAGGCATGGGCAAGGCTCTAGCGTAGAGGCCCGTGGACCCTCCACCTGCACACCCaccctggggaagggggaggaagcCGCACCGTCATGCAGCATCTGGGGGATGAGGCTGGGTTTAAGGCCGAGGGCCCCAAGGCAGGTGGTGCCGAGGGCCTCAGTCGAAGCCGCGCCAGTCACTATGTTCGGAGTCGTATTCTAGCTCAGCACCCACGCACCTGACGCCGTCTAGCAGCATGGGTGTGCCGTGGTGTCGGTCTGCAAGACAGGCAAGAAGTCAGTATGCCAGGGTGGACCCTAGCCCCACCTACTCCAAGGGGACTCCTCTACCTTCCCTCCCAGCTCTGCTAGAGGATGGGGAGAAAGGCACCCACCAAGGAGACTGGGAATGGGCCAAAACAAGGATCCCTTTTTCAGACTCAAGGAGGGTGGAAACTCCTTGTAGCCAAGCTGGTGCCTCCCTCCTCTAGCCAGACCTGGGCCTCAAGCTCTCACCCATGACGCGCGCCTGCACGATCACGCGCACGCAGGTGTCGGAGCCACCTTCACAGGCTAGCAGCATCTCCTCCTTGAGGACGCCCTCCTTGTGCGCTGAGTACTCACACTTGACGCTGTAACCTGCCCGGGGCGATCAGCACCTCTGTGGCCTCCTGCCCCCCAGCACTCACTGGTCCCCACCCACCACCAAGACCTCTAGAGGAGCAAGGATGGCCCAAactcccctccacccctgcccccagggctGGGTACACAGGCTTCTGGAACTTGCCATTCTTCAATGAGCTCTACATGTAGGCCAGAAGTCAAAACTCATGCTTGCAAGAGGTGGGATTCCCCAAAATCACAGGCAGGGAGAGAgggtgatgggggagggagggaggagcagggcagggacTGAGCAGATCAGGTGGCAAGAGGCAAAGACCTGAGGAGGCTTGCTCAACCCACTTAAGGGCAAAATTATGAAGTGGAAGTAGGGGGGACATGAAACTGAAGCTGGGGTTTCTGTAAATGGTGAAACTGATTCGCTAGCCTTTGGGAAGAGGGGTGCTGAAGGTGGCAGGGTATGGAAAAGCAACTTCAGGtctggtgggggctgggaggcagCTGCCCAAAGTTCCTGAGGTTCCAGTAGGTTTCCCCTGGCAAAGGAAGGGCTAGAGGCCCAGAGCAGTTCCTCAGTGGCTCCCACCATCCCCTTGAAGTAACCATCAGGCGGTGAGCAGACATAGGTCAATTGTGTGAGCCCATAGACTTCTGTCCAGGAGTGAGGGCTGGGGCATGGGACCTGCCATGTTGCCACACAGCAGGCCCATAAAGAGGCATCATGTCTCCTGGTTTCTGAGCTACCCATCAGCCCCTGATGGGGGAAGGAAGTACCCATGCTGTCACTCCTGCTCACACCCAGgctctgctggaggagggcaagcTTCCAGCACCCCAAGCAGGGGACGCACCTTCTGGGATGGGCATGACGCTGAGGAGCTTGAGGTGCAGGCTGGGGACAGGTGTCTCTCGGACGTCCTTGCTCAGCCTGTGCACTGGGGGTAGAGTGAAGGTAATTTCATACCTGTGCAGGATCTTCAGGAAGCCAACCTGCAGcaggaggggtgggggatggaggcACCTTCACTTACAGTCTCCCCCAGGGTCCGCCCAGGTTGTACCACTGGTGATCCTGTGGGCCCTCCACTTGCTTCCTTGACAATCCCAGGGGATTCTGACTCCCTGCATCATTTTAGCTGGTTCACACCCCTGGCCTGGCAGCTCCAGGCCCTTTCTTCAAGGACCCCACCCCTATCACTTGTCCCATATCTGTCTCATGGGCCCTGAAGTTCCTTGGTGGCCCATTCTATAGATGATAAAATAGAAGCCAGGAAATGACTGGCTGAAGGCCACAGTGTGGTCAAGCTATAGTCCTCCCTGGACCTCTTGGCTACTCTTGCCACACAGCAAGGCACCAGCCACTGCCCACAGGGAAGGCTCAAAACCCCACTACACAGGCTATCCACCTGCCCCCACCACTATCAGCATGTGCCCAGGGACACTGGTCCTCTGGTCACTCATGGTGAGGCCACCAGGCAACATAGATAGCACAAGATGGAGGGTGGGTCAGAATCACAAAAACGGACACTAGACAAGCTTTGTCAGTCCAGGGCTGGCCCACAAGACTGGCACCAGTCATGGAACCTGGAATCCAGCCTGCCCTGCTGGCACCCAAACATGGATGCCTGCCCATTCAAAGGCTCACTGTGTCCAACAGCCCTGATTCACGGCCTGGGAAACTTCTGTTGTTCATACACACAGCTTTGCCATACTCAGAAACTCAGTCGTGTGACAGGTCACAGGCCAGGGTAGCTGTCGGGGCAGGTAGGCTGACCGGAGTGCCTGTCCAGGAGGGGCAATGTGCGTGCTGTATCCACAGCTCACAGGGCATGCGCTCTCCTGCTCAGTTTCAGGAAATGGATGGCCCTGTCTTTTGAGGGAGTATTTAGCCTTTCAGTGGGATCAGGATGATGTCACTGCATGATAAAGCTCAGTCCCTATGGCTCCCACACTCTGCTAAAAGAGGGCACACCTCTCAAGAGGGCTTTCTGGCTGTGCCTGCTAATCACTGGCTGTACCCTGTGATCCAGCTGCACCACTTGCAGTATTTCCCTGGAGAAATACTCAgatgtaaaaaaaacaaaacgcaTCACTGCCCTATTTATAAcagtacaaaatagaaacaactgTAACACCAGGAACAGGGAACCAGCTAAATCAATGATGACAGATATAGTGGAATATCAGGCAGTTGTAAAATCTAATGGAAAATTATTTACTGAAACAAACAGGAGATGGATCACAACAGAAGCAACCAAAAAACAGTGTGTACGCTGGTATACCAGCTTTTCatttttggaaagaaagctaGAAAGGAAACTGGAATAACATCAAAATATTAACCATAGTTATTTCCAGATAGTATGATTGCAgatacttttaaatttctttatagttttctctatCTTCCAAATCTTCTCTACCATGGACATGAATAGATTTTGCAATGGGAGGCAGGGAGCTATTTTTGAAAGTTTGGGTTCATTCTGTTTGCTCCCTTGGGGAAACTGTCAGCTCTTGGAGAAAGAGCAAAGGTTTCAGACTTGGGCAGAAATGGCTATGACTCTGGGCCCCTCTGCAGGGTGGTCTCAATAGATCAGACGCCAACCACCATGCTCACCTCCATGCCTTCCGGGGCTCAACATGGGAGCCCTGGTATACTGTCCAACCTTAAGGCCTCACTCCCTGTTTCCCTCCAATCCATCCCCTCCAAAGAATTCTTCCTGCCTCTCCCAAATGGATGTGGGATCTAACAGTGTCCCAGCAGTTGGAGGAGCCAAGGGTGTACGAGGTATGGACActagaagagaaggagaagggaaaaacatGGAGGTGATAAATACTACTACAAAGAGCTTCAATCAGCCAGAGGTTTGGCAAAGCAGAGTAAAGTCACACTGTGTTATCAATATAATTAGCCTCACATACATACACccttccatttccagttttttgggGTGTCAATTGTGTCTACTTGAGAGAAGGAAAATCAaggtgacctgcccaaggttacAGAGCCAAAAGAGGAGGCCCAGAACTGTACCCAGGCCTGTGACACCAAAGCCTGAACACCTGCCTTCCAACTGCAATGGCTGGGGTGATGCTGATGCTAACAAGCTCCACTCCCATTCAAGTAACATCATAAGTGCACTCATCTCATCACAGTCTCAcgcttcccattttacagatggggaaaccaaggcccagggaAGGACAAAGATGGAGCCAGCTTAGAGGAAATGGAATAGGCCCAGGAAGCTGGGCAGGGCCAGGGAGAAGGTAGAGGGAATAAGGTTGATGATTATAAGTGGGGGGAGGTATGCACATACCTTGACCAGAAAGCTGCTGTCGCTCTCCTGGGTGACCATGACCACAGAGTCATGCAGCTTCTCATCAAAGTGGACATGACTCTGGGAGCTTTCTGCATCATGGCTTGTTGCGAAGCGGATACTCCGGACTCTGGACTTGTTGCCTACAAAGAGAGTGGGAGAGAGCTCCAGGGGTGTTGCCTTCTCCTAGCCCCAGGAAACTACTCCACCGTGTCACTGCCCTGCCCCTGTGACTGCCCCTTCATATCAGTCAGCATCCTCTGCTGAGCTAGGCCACATCCTACTGGACAGTGGAGATCATAAGGCTTGAGACTCTCATCTGCCCTCCTGCTTAGTCCTCCCACAGAAAATGCACACCCTCAAAGAGGGTATGAGGGGATTTAGGGATTAGCTAATATGACCCTTCACTTAGAGGGAATGGGGCTGACAGGGAAGAGACAGTCCTGACCCTAACCAAATCCCAGGCAGTGCGGGACTCAGCCCCAGTGCTCAGGATACCCTGCCCTGTGCTCTCCTTCACATTTCCAAGCTCCCCATCTCTCAGGCCTTCTCTTCTAGGTCTGCCAGTCCTGAGGCCCTCTGCCTGCTCCTCCTGCTGACCCCCTTGAGAGGGGAAAAGGGCAGAGACAGGAATGGGCTTGGGCTTTATGGGACCTGCCTGGGGGTGGGAGAAACAGAGAGGGTCAAAAACTATACTCAGCCCTCCTAGAAGGGGCTGCAGCTTCCTCTAAACCTCACTACTGATCACTGGCAGGTGAGAAGAACCCAGGGGAGCTCCAGGACCCCTCCCAGAGAAACCTTTCCTTCCTCCGCTGAGCTCCTCACATGGCCCTTGGCTGTCCCTCACTGGGTCAGGTTTTCCAAGGCCAGGCAGGCAGGGAGTTAAGGCAGGCAGATTAGTAGGAGCTTGGTGAAGGCCTGAGCCAGTCCTTGCCTGGGTTTTTGCACACAATGAAGACTCAATGGAGGCCCAAGGGGTCAACCATTTCCCTGCTGAGTCCCTTGGATTTAACCCTAATGTCCTACCTCACCTAAAACCTTCTATGAGTCTTTCTGGACTCTGAATGAAACCCCAATTCCTTTCCACAACCTACTGTAGCCCTACCCACTTCCGAGCCTCCGTGCTCACACCAAGCCCCTTGTGCTACCAACCTCCACAGTGGAACAGGGAGGCTGGAACATGGGGCCACGAGGGCAGCACACCAAGGTTCCCTGCTAGCGCCTGGGCGTCCCCAGCACAAACACTGGTGTAATTACTGATGTAATATAATTCATACCTCACattcagacagacagacagacagacacacagccaacacagatcccacatgcaacaatACCCCTTCCCACCAGGGTGCACTATAAGACTCTACAAACCCCAGCAGACCAGGCAGGCACTCACCCTTGTTGGCTGCAGCCATGGACGCCCTCCCTGCCACAGGCTGACACACGCAGCTCCTGCCGGACACCACCAGTCACGCTCAGTAGCCTCCCATGCTCCAGGGACACCAGCAGGAGCCTGATGGGTGGGGAGTGCAGAGGGGAGGGCAAGGGTCAGGGCCACTGATGGGCCTGTGGCTGGTGGGAGAGCATAGGTTTCCCTTTAGGAAGGACCCAAACCCTTTCGGCTCTCAGTAGCCCAAGTGGTACCTGTGCCCCCTACTCCTCCACCCACTCCACATTTGCCAAGAGCCCTCACCTTTGCCTGACACACTACTGACCCACAGCCCGGCCAGCATGTACTGAGCTGCAGTTTCTGGGTGTCAAAGCACCAGCCCAGAACTCTAGTGCCCAGCAAACCTGAGGCTGGTGGGAAGAGGCAGCCAGCAAAGGAAGGGGACTTCACTGGCACTTTCCAGGGGCCAGTTCTGGCTCTGGTGACCCAAGAGTTGGCCCAGCCCAGACATACAGGTTGTACCATCATACATCCAGAGGTCATAGTATTCTTGCTGCACAAGTCAATCCAGGTTGGAATTAACAGTAGGCTTCGAGGGGGGCCTATatgccctgatggctcagacgttaaagcatctgcctgcaatgcaggagacctgggttcaatccctggctccggaagatcccctggagaaggaaatggcaacccactccagtattcttgcctggagaatcccacggacagaggaacctggtgggctacagtccacggggtcgcaaagagtcagacacgactgagagactttgctATTCACTATATAATAAGACATGTTCTTAGAGCTTTCCCTCCTGGTGATCAAACAGGGCCATACACAGAACAGGCACCTATGAGAGGGTTGCCACCCATCAGAACTCACAGTTGAGACTTTGGCTTGATTGGCAGGCCTTCCAGTTCAGCTCCCCAAGGGCAGCCTAAGAGCAGAGGCAGTGGGAAGTACCCCCAGGAAGCCTGTGTAAGCAGCACAGCTctgaaacactgggctgggacCATTTCAGCATCAGAGAGAATATTATGCAATTGATGTTAACAGATGGAACTATATAAAATCAGAGCATTCACAGTGAttatgaaaaaaggaagaaagcaaaacaaatccaAACCCTCATTTGTCACTACGGACAAGAGCAACACCCCAACTCTCTGCTCTGAAAACTGGCAATCTTACAGAGAACTACTTCAGTCTGTCTCTTGGTCTTTCTTGTGGCCAAACAGCCCTGGTGGTTAAAGGATAGCTCTTCCTTAACAAAGGAACGAATGAATGCTAAATAATTCTGCAACCCCCCAATAAACAAATGTTGGAAGCAACACCAATCAGTGGGTGCTAAACCAGGAAGGCGAGgatgctcacagacacacaaGTACCACTGACAGATGACCCAGGTCAAAGGGAATAAGTTTGCCATGGAGCAAAGTGACGTTAGCCAGTCTTGCACTAGTCAGTCTCCTCTCAGAATGGGACGTGGGGCCCAAGTATGCCTACTGATGTGAAGCGGCACCAAGTCACAGCACCGCTCACAGGGCAGTTCTGCCCCAAATGTCTAACCTGCGAGCAGAACCAATTAAAGGACTCCACAAAAAAGCAAGGGGACAAACCCAAAAGGCCAGATATTCTGCAAGACAAGTGACCTAATTTTAATAAAAGAGGGAAGTTGCTTTAGATAGGAGATGGGCCAActacagcctgtcaggctgccactgtttcctgttttttttgtaaagttttacTGGCACACAACCAAGTGctcatttgtttacatgttgtctaaaattgcttttatttgtttctttgttttgctgtGCCCTCACggcttacaggatcttaattccctgacccagggattaaagcctggcagtgaaagtcctaaccactggactgccacctCAAATTGCTTTTCACTAAagcaatccctggttcaggaagatcttctggaggagaaaatggtaaccaACCCCAGTATTTTTACTTGGAAaaaaactccacggacagaggagtctgacaggctacagtccacagggttgcaaagactcggacatgactgagcataaacATTAAAACTACTCTGAGTAGTTGCCACAGAGGCCACATAGCCTGCAAAGTCTAAAACATTTACTCTCTCACCCTTCACAGTAAAAGTTTGCCAACTGTTCTGCTAAATTAATACACAAAGAGACTAAGACGGCAGGATACTCAATGGGACAACTGACCTGGCTTTTCCCACCACGTcaatttcaagaagaaaaatatatgtagaaggccatttctcagttcagttcagttcagtcgctcagttgtgggaAATAATTGGGAAATGTTAATAAACAGGACTGGATCTTAGACGACACTAAGAAATAAGAGTTGATCAGCTAGGTGAGATAATGGAATTAGATTATGTAGAGAAGTACGTCCTtatttcccctggaggaggaaatggcaacccactccagtattcttgcctggagaatgccatggacaaaggagcctggcaggctacagtccatagggtcgcaaagcgttggacacaacggactgagcacgcatgcacgcacgtgTCCTTATTTGTCAGAGATATACACTAAAGTAGAGATGAGTGATGTATGAATGACCTCTGCTGGTCCAGGGAATGAAGAAAAACCACTGAGTGGCCTCAGAGTTGGCACTGGGCCTGTGAAGGGCATGACCTCAAGGCCCCTCAGGTGCTGAGCTACCCTGGGAGCAGGccttacctccctccccatttcccAATGCAAAAGCCCACCAAGACTCAAGCCCCACCTCAAAGGCAGGGCTAACAGCTTGGG
The Bos indicus x Bos taurus breed Angus x Brahman F1 hybrid chromosome 13, Bos_hybrid_MaternalHap_v2.0, whole genome shotgun sequence genome window above contains:
- the C13H20orf27 gene encoding UPF0687 protein C20orf27 homolog isoform X2, giving the protein MGGGRGVPRRRAAAARGSLMFGVGPRLLPRSPELPPQPLPPLRSSLTVAASGCSPHATGPSVALTLALPSALPTHQAPAGVPGAWEATERDWWCPAGAACVSLWQGGRPWLQPTRATSPESGVSASQQAMMQKAPRVMSTLMRSCMTLWSWSPRRATAAFWSRPTPRHTHAARRRQVRGC
- the HSPA12B gene encoding heat shock 70 kDa protein 12B, with translation MLAVPEMDLQGLYIGSSPQRSPVPSPPASPRTQESCGIAPLTPSQSPKPEARGPQQAPFSVVVAIDFGTTSSGYAFSFASDPEAIHMMRKWEGGDPGVAHQKTPTCLLLTPEGAFHSFGYTARDYYHDLDPEEARDWLYFEKFKMKIHSTTDLTLKTQLEAVNGKKMPALEVFAHALRFFKEHALQELSEQCPSLLEKDTVRWVLTVPAIWKQPAKQFMREAAYLAGLVSRENAEQLLIALEPEAASVYCRKLRLHQLVDLSSRAPGRGCLGERRSIDSSFRQAREQLRRSRHSRTFLVESGVGELWADLQAGDRYVVADCGGGTVDLTVHQLEQPHGTLKELYKASGGPCGAVGVDLAFEQLLGRIFGEDFITTFKRQRPAAWVDLTIAFEARKRTAGPHRTGALNISLPFSFIDFYRKQGGHNVETALRKSSVNFVKWSSHGMLRMTCEAMNELFQPTVSGIIQHIEALLERPEVQGVKLLFLVGGFAESAMLQHAVQAALGARGLRVVVPHDVALTILKGAVLFGQAPGVVRVRRSPLTYGVGVLNRFVAGVHPPDKLLVRDGRRWCTDVFERFVAAEQSVALGEEVRRSYCPARPGQRRVLINLYCCAAEDARFITDPGVRKCGALSLELEPAEGGPDAAGAPPGRREIRAAMQFGDTEIKVTAIDVSTNRSVRAAIDFLSN
- the C13H20orf27 gene encoding UPF0687 protein C20orf27 homolog isoform X1, with amino-acid sequence MGGGRGVPRRRAAAARGSLMFGVGPRLLPRSPELPPQPLPPLRSSLTVAASGCSPHATGPSVALTLALPSALPTHQAPAGVPGAWEATERDWWCPAGAACVSLWQGGRPWLQPTRATSPESGVSASQQAMMQKAPRVMSTLMRSCMTLWSWSPRRATAAFWSSAQAEQGRPRDTCPQPAPQAPQRHAHPRRPTPRHTHAARRRQVRGC
- the C13H20orf27 gene encoding UPF0687 protein C20orf27 homolog isoform X3 — translated: MAAANKGNKSRVRSIRFATSHDAESSQSHVHFDEKLHDSVVMVTQESDSSFLVKVGFLKILHRYEITFTLPPVHRLSKDVRETPVPSLHLKLLSVMPIPEGYSVKCEYSAHKEGVLKEEMLLACEGGSDTCVRVIVQARVMDRHHGTPMLLDGVRCVGAELEYDSEHSDWRGFD